GGCTTGCCTAAACATTAATAACAGTTCCGGAGTTTTGGTTGGCCTAAAAGACGGTGTGTCGTCGAGCATCCGCTTCGTTGACGGCGAGTGTCCGCTTACGCCTCGCCGAGTACGCGCCGCGGATTCTCGTAGACGACCTGCCGTATCGTTTCCACGTCGATGCCCATGCAGTACAACTCAAATATCGTCTGGCGGGGTTTCCAACTGGTATCTTGATGACCGTCGCTGGTCACACACTCGCGGACTATCCAACGTTTCACCGGATCCACCGTTCGGTGACACCGCCGTTTAGAATCCGATGTGAGACGTCGAGTCGGGGCCCTCGTCGTCCTCGATACCGCCGTCGTGGAGGTAGCTGTAGTTGTCGTCGGTGAGAAACACTTCGCCGTCTACGATGGCGATTTCGACTCCCGGGAGCGTCGTTCCCGCGGCCTCGCCGTTGTCGCAGGCCCCCGAACAGGTGTCGAACATCGACCCGTGTTTCGGACAGACTATCTCGCTGTTACGCATCGCAGCGCCCGACCCTCGGTCGAGTCGCTGATTCTCATGCGTGCAGTTGTTTATCCACGCCTCGATACCGGGGTCTCGCTCGCAGTGGACGAGGATCACTTCGCGTTCGTTGGTGAACGCGTCTTCGGCGGTGAACAGGTACGACCCCGGAGAGGGAACGTCTTCGACGCTGGCGATTCGGGTTCCGTCGACCATCGTCTTCACGTACCCCTCAAACGAGCAAATAAACCCGAGTTTCTGGGGGCGAGAGGTATACCGGTCCGCCGAGGGTCCAACACACGTTCCGCAACGTCGTCGACGGCGTCGGTGACGCTCCGCTTTCGAGACCGGACGGTCCCGTCACTCGGGCGCGGAGCTATCGAGCGACGCACCCGAAGTACCGCTTCGAGGAGTTCTGCGCGCGGTACGTAGACCAGCCGATGCCGGAGGAAAAACTCAATCGTTCAACTGCGCGTTGTCGAACGGGTCCGAAGGCAGACGAAGTTCGTCGAGGCCGGGGAGGCTCTTGACGTTGTAGACGACTTTCATCTCGTCGGTGACGGGGCTGCTGATACAGGAGAGTTGGATGCCGTTGTCGGTCATCGACGGCGGCAGAATGTGGTTCGACGGCATCTCGACTGCGCCGTCGACGACGGCGATAGCGCAGTTCGCACACGCGCCGCCTCGACAGGAGTACGGCCACGAGAAGCCGCGGTTCTCGGCGGCTTCGAGAAGGTTCTCACGGGGACCGACGAAGAACCGGCCGTGGTCCTCCGGGTCGAGGTCGGCCTCCGAGGCTTTCTCGAAGAGATTGTCGTCGTCGATCTGCCACCCGTGGTCTGCGAGCGTCTCGTAGTTGAGAAACTCGACTTTCGACCCCGTCTCTTCGGGTTCCGCCGCCTCGGGGTCGGACGTGGAGGGGCCGTCCGCCGACTCCGTCCCGGCGACCGTTTCACTCTCGTCGGATTGGTTCGTCGACGCGACTTCGAGTTCGGCGTCGGTGTTGCCCGCCATCACCTGCCGGTAGGCGGTGTAGACCAGCTGGAACTCCCTCGCAGAGCCACCGTGGTCGGGATGGGCCTCTTTCACCCGTCGGCGGTACGCACGCTCGATTTCGTCGTCGTCCGCATCCGGGTCGACCTCTAAAACATCGAACGGGGATGCCACGGCTACCGCTAGGGAATGGCGAGTATAAATCCCCTCGCTCGGAGCGAGACGGTGCGTCCCCGCGTCGTCTACTCCCTCCGAATACGATCTCGAAGTGCAAACACGACCGACGCGATATCGACTGTACCGCGAAGTCAGTGTCAGGGTGCATAATCAGTATATTAACAATGGAGGTACTCGTACGGGCAGAAACGAGCAAAAAATGGACGTCTCTGGAAATTTATTGTGTCTGTGCACTGCAACGGTGGAGGAGCGGAACGGATCGTACGTCATCGAACTTCCCGACCAGGAGATCGAACTGGGTGACGTGACCGTCGGCGAGACGTATCGAGTGGCGGTTCTCGGAACGAACGCCGACACCGACTACGCCGCGACTCGAGACACCGCCGAGTCGTCGAACCGTACCGGTAGTCAGACCGACTCTCAGTCGCCGTCGCCGCCGGTCGAAGTCGGCGAGCAGCGAACGGTCGATATCGAAGGACTCGGCGAACAGGGCGACGGCATCGCCCGCGTCGAACGCGGGTACGTCGTCATCGTCCCCGACACCGAGGTGAACGAACGCGTAACCGTCGAAATCGAAAAGGTGACTGAGAACGTCGGCTTTGCGACCGTCGTCGAGCGCGAAGCGTACTACCAGTAGTTCGGTGACACGACAGTCCGGTCGCTTCAGTTCGAGTACCGCCGTTGCGTCAGTTAGGGCTCTGCAGCGAGTAGACCCGCTTTCGCGCGTCTTCGAGACAGATATCTTTGTTCACTAACTTCGCAGACTCCAGTCGATTCAGGGCGTTTCGGACCGTCCGAGGGGACAGTTCCGTCCGGTCTATGAGTTCGCCCTGTGTGAGCGGGGATTCCTGCTGCAGTACCATGTGAACTAACTTTGCGCTGGGTGTCAGATCGCCAAAGTTACTCGCGTTTCGTGTCGATTGTGCCATAGGTGGGAGTTCGCGTTTGTTATCCGCGTCGTGGTATCGAGCGAGTCGACTGGGAATGCAGTCCGGGGAGAATGGGAACGGGCTACCGATTCGCCGACCACTGGTCTTCGCCGACGCAGTGTCATACTCGCTCGTTGCCAGCCACGGAGAGTCGTACGTGGTCACAGTATATAGTGATTCGACGGCAACGGTGTCACCCGGTAACGTCGATGTCATCGGCCGTCTGGGTTAGCTCTGTCGCTACGCGAACATCTCGCTGCTTGCTCGGGCGACTTATCCGTTAGGAACGTACGGAGAGACATGGTCACCGAAATCTCGACGAGGGCCGACTGGAACGCACTCTACATCGACGGCGAATGGGTCGACTCCGAGGGCGGCGAGACCATCGACGTCGAAGACCCATCCACCCGCGAGACCGTGTGGGAGGTGCCTGCGGGCGTCGAGTCCGACGTGAACGCCGCCTACGAGGCCGCGGCCGAAGCCCAAGAGGAGTGGGCCGACCAGCCACCGGCGCGACGCCAACAGGTCGTCCAGAAGGTACTCGGGGCCCTCGACGAGCACGAGGAGGAAATCGTCGAACTCCTCGCGACTGAAGCCGGCGGGACCGAGATTATGGGTCAGACGTCGCTGCAGATCACTCGTGACCACGTGAGCGAGGCGGCGACGCTCCCGAACCGGATGAAGGGCCAGCACGCCGACTCCAACATCCCCGGCAAGGAGAACATCGTCCGACGCATCCCGAAAGGCGTCGTGACCGCTATCTCGCCGTGGAACTTCCCGCTGAACCTCTCGATTCGAGCGGTCGCCCCCGCCATCGCGACCGGCAACGCCGTCGTGCTGAAACCGGCGACGAACACGCCGGTCACCGGCGGACTCCTCATCGCCAAACTGTTCGAGGAGGCGGGACTGCCCGAGGGCGTCTTGAACGTCGTCACCGGACGCGGTTCGGACATCGGCGACCGAGTGGCCGGCCACCCCGAGAGCGACGTGGTCGCGTTCACCGGGTCGACCGCGGTCGGTCGACAGGTCGCCGCCACCGCCGCCGAGAACCTCGCCATCCAGGCGATGGAGCTCGGCGGCAACAACGCCCACGTCGTCACCGCCGACGCCGACCTCGACGCCGCCGTCGACAGCGCGGCCTTCGGAAGTTTCGTCCACCAGGGACAGGTCTGTATCTCCATCAACCGCCACGTCGTCCACGAGGACATCTACGACGAGTACGTCGAACGGCTCACCGAGCGCGCCGAGGGACTCACGGCGGGCAGCGCCCACGACGCCGAGACGGTCGTCGGACCCATCATCGACGAGTCCCAGCGCGAGGAGATGCTCGGCTACGTCGACGAGACGGTCGAGGCGGGCGCGACGCTCGAAACCGGCGGCGAGACGGTCGAAGTCGACGGCGTGGACGACTCGCTGGTCGTTGCGCCGACAGTGCTATCCGACGTGACCAACGACATGGCCGCCGCCTGCAACGAGCACTTCGGGCCCATCGCGCCAGTCATCTCCGTCTCGGACGTCGACGAGGCAGTCGAGGTCGCCAACGACACCGAACACGGTCTCTCGGGGGCTGTCCACGCCGGCGATGTCGGCACCGCCATGGACATCGCCGACCGCATGGAGACCGGCCACGTCCACATCAACGACCAACCGATCAACGACGAGGCGCACGTCCCCTTCAGCGGTACCGCGGCGTCGGGCATGGGTGGGTACAACAGCGACACCATCCTCCACGAGGTGACCGAGACGAAGTGGGTCTCGATTCAGCGCGAGGAGCGAGAGTACCCGTTCTGAGCAGGGCGGTACTACCTTCGTTCTCAGCTCAGAGGCCCACATTGTACACACGTGAGTACGAGAAGTAACGCGTTCAATCCCGTGCAGAACTACGTTCCCTTTCCGCACCTGCATAGCAAGTTGAGGAGTTAGAAACTGGTGACTTTCTCCTCATAGCTGAAGATTATCCAATTAAGCCTTCAGAAGAGTGGCGAGGAGGTCTGGTACTGTGCTGCGAACCTCTACGCCAAAATCGTTCAGGAACTCGAAGCATTCAAAGAGAGACCTTCTTCTGTCATTCTCCGCCGAACCCCGGCAGAAAACGCTCAGGTTCGACGCCCGGAGGACAGATCGACGGTCTATCGTCCTCCGCGTTCTGCACCCATCGAATTTCGTCGCTATGGAGGATATCATCCTCTTCGACCCCTGTCTTCGGTTGCTCGGTCTTCAGCGAACGATCACCCATCGTCGCCCGGACACCGTAAACTGACGAACGGCGGTTTCTCGGCGTCGGCAGCAAAGGTCCCGTCTTCGAAGTGTCGACGGATTCCCTCGACGTGTGCTTTTCCGACCACGGCCACCACGTCGTCGCCCTGCTGACGCAGATATTCGAGACGGCGGGCCATGTACGCGTCGCGTTCTCGGATCATCACGCGGACGAACTCGGGGGCGATGCGTTCGAGGGCCTCTTGGAACGACGCCACCTGCTTCGGCGAGAGGCGTTCCATGACGGCCGCCTTTGCCGCCGGGCCGTCCGCGGTCAGCGTGCCGTACCAGAAGTGGAGTCCGAGCAGGTGCGCCAGACCAGTAGCCGGTTCGGTCCCGTTGACGAGGATCCCCGAAGCCAACTCGCCCCACTCGCCCTCGAAGGCTTGGTCGAGTCGGCGTCTCGTCGACGCGTAGGCGTCGTTTACACCGGAGCGAGTCACCGCCGCGAGTTCGTCGAGCGTCTCTTCGATAGGCCGGTCGATAGCCGCGATTCGTCGTCCCGACGACTCGGCGGCATCGATAGCAGCGAACATATCGCGGTCGTCTCTGTCGACGCCGGTGTCGTCGTTGTACGACTGCTGGGAGAGTTTGAACAGCACGTTGAGCGCGAATCCCGAACGCGAGAGCGAGCGGTAGCTCTCGGCGAGGTTGCGGAGTTTCTGTCTCGTCGTGTTCGGCGCGTACAGGTGCCGCAGGCGCATCGAACAGAGTTCGACGGTGACGACGTCGGGATCGTGTCGCTCGATCGCTCGACGAACGTTCTCGCCGCTCTCTTCGGTGACGTGAACCGTCCCGACGAGTACTACCGTTCCGGTGTCGTCGTTCGCGTGGACCATTCTCTCGTCGTTTGGGCGTCTCGATTCAAGAGTATTCGCATCACGGGACGCCGATACGCCGGTCCGGGGAGGTAGAATTGTCCGAAGGCGGGTCAAATCGAGAGCACTGTCGGAATCATCGGAACCTCGGAATCGCCGGAATCCGGCTTCGGAACCGCTACACCGCGCTGCATCGGTACTTCGAACTCCTGGATTGAGGACGTGGCGGCCGCTACCGGAGCACGTCGGTCGGTAAGAAGTGTGGGAACCTCCGCAACGCGGGTTGTGTGGTGTGTCAGTGAGAGAGTGCGTATCGAGGGAGTGTTCCCAACACCTCAGAATTAGGCATCCGATACAAATGTCTTTCGAGCATTTTCGTTCGGCAGTCCGACTACGTTTCGCCGCCGAACCCGAGTAAACGACGGGACGCGGTGGCCGCGGTCACCGCGGCCGTCGTCCCCAGAGACGGGCAAGCCGGTCCCCTACCGGCGTGGTTGTCGGCGCGACAGACGACTCCCACCTCGCCTGTCCCCCACCGCTCGTAAGAGACAGCACCGACAACCACGTTGACGTACTACCGGCACCGCTTTAGATATTGTCAATCGTTAGACTTTACGAACGATGCCACCCCACCGCGAACGAGTCAGCGGGAGTTTCAGTCCCAATGGGTGGAATCGACGAGGTGGTCGACGCTTCCGGGTCCGCTCCCGACGTCGGCGGGGCGGGCGATCGCGGCGTGGGTGAACGCGATACCTCGTTCGACGGCCGTCGACAACTCGTCTCCGTGCGCGAGCCGAGACGCGATCGCACTCGAGAGCGTACATCCGGACCCGTGCGTTCGTTCGGTCCGTATGCGTGGATTCGTGAACTCGACGACCCGGTTGGGAGTGGCGAGCGTATCTCGAACGGTGCCCGCACCGGTATCGACGTGGCCACCTTTGAACAGGACAGCGTCGGCACCCCAGCCGAACAGCGTCTCGGCGGCCTCCGCTCTCGACCGCTCGTCGTCCGGATACACGCCGGTAAGACGCGCTACTTCGTCGGCGTTCGGCGTGAGAAGCGTCGCTCGCTCGAACAGGCGGGTGTACGCGTCGACGGCGTCGTCTTCGAGGAGTTGGTCACCCGAAGTGGCGACCATCACTGGGTCGAGAACGACCGGGCTGTCGTACGCACGAAGGCAGTCGTCGACAGTTTCCACCGCCGACGCCGTCGCGAGCATCCCCAGTTTGATCGCTCCGACGTCGAAGTCGCCTGCGACCGCCTCGAACTGCGCACGAATCTCTTCGTCGGGAAGAACGTACGTCGAGTCGACGCCGCGGGTGTGCTGTGCGGTAACCGCGACGACGACGGACCCCCCGTACACGCCCAGTCGGGTCATCGTCTTCAGGTCGGCCTGTATCCCCGCGCCGCCGCCGGAGTCGCTGGAGGCGATAGTCAGCGCGTACGGTCGCTTCGTCGGTGACTCCGGGACGGGTTCCGTGGACGTCATCGAAACTGCATCCCTCCGTTGACGTTGAGAATCTCGCCCTGCGCGAAGGAACTGTCGAGGAGATAGCGAACGGCGCGCGCGATCTCCTCGGGCGAGCACGCGTAGTCGGGGTGGTGGGTGTCGAGGTTCTCGTGGCCCAGGAAGTCGGTCGACTCCAGGTAGTCGACGATGACGTCGTTCATCGACGTGTCGACCGGGCCGGGAGCGATGGCGTTCACTCGAACTCCGTCGGAACCCAGTTCCCTCGCTAACGCGCGAACGAGACCGTGAAGTCCCGATTTGCTCGCCGCGTAACTCGTGTCGACGGTCCCGGCGGTGCCGCCGATGCTGGAGAGAAAGACGAGCGACCCCGCGGAGACACGCAGATGCGGAACCGCCGCCTGTGCGACGCGGTACGACCCGACCAGGTTCGTCTCGACGACGCGAGACCACTGTGCGTCCGTCGAGTCCTCTATCGTCGCCGGGTCGACGACGCCGACGGTGTGGACGACGGCGTCGATATCGTCGAGTCGGTTGGTCGCTGCGTCGAAGAACGACGCGACCGAATCGGCGTCGGTGACGTTCATGTGGAACGCGCTTCGCTCCGAGCCTTCCGGCGCGTCGTCCACGAGCGCGTCGGCAGCCTCGCCGTCGGTCAGATAGGAGAACACGACGTCCTCCTCCGTGAGCGTCTCCACGACGGCGCTTCCGATGCCGCCGGTGCCGCCTGTGACGACGACCCCCATCAGGTCGTCGCCTCCCGAACGCGGTCCGACGGGTCGAATTCGGCGTCGTCAGCCATCCCGGCGACCGAATCGAGGAACGCGATCTTGTAACTTGCCGGTCCTTCGTACTCGCCGTACTCCCCTGCAGCTGCCCGTTCACCCGCGAGCCCGTACGCCGCGGTTCCCGCGAGCGCCGCTCGGAGCGGGTCCGCTATCGCGGCGGCGAACACCGCCAGCGTCGCGCCGAGCATACAGCCGGTGCCGACGACGGTGCCCATCATCGGGTCTCCGACCTCGACTTCGTACGCCCGCTCGGCGTCGGCGACGACGTCCCTTTCGCCCGAGGCGACGACGACCGCCTCGGTGCGCCGGGCGCACGCGATTGCCGTCTCCGCGATGTCGGCGTACTCGCCGACCGACTCGACGCCTCTCACCTCTGCGTCTTCGCCGGCGAGCGCGGTGATTTCGGCGTGATTGCCGTTGACGACCGTGACGTCAAGCTCGGTGACGAGACGGTCTGCGACCGCCGAACGCGTCGGCGTCGCACCGACACCGACGGGGTCGACGACGACCGGGACGTCCTCGTCGTTGGCGGCGCGACCGGCGGTCAGCATCGCCGTCTCGCCGCGTTCGCTCACGGTTCCCATGTTCAACAGACAGCCGTCGGCGATCGCCACCATGTCGGCGACCTCCCGCGTGTCGTCGGACATGACCGGCAGGCCGCCCCAGTGGAGCGTAACGTTCGCAACGTCGTTGACCGTGACCTCGTTCGTCAACGCGTTGATGAGCGGTGCGTCTGCTTCGACGGCCGAGAGCGCCTCGGCTACGTCGAAGCGGGACCCGTCGGTCATCGTGCCTGCCTCCCGGCTTCGACGGCCGAAGCGAGTCGGCGCGTCGCCGTCGCCGGGTCCGACGCGCCGGTTATCTCGGAGATCACCGCGACCCCGTCCGCACCGGCTTCGACGACGTCGCTCGCATTTTCCGCCGTGATGCCGCCGATTGCGACGAACGGAACGTCAACGGCGTCCGCGATGGCCGCGACGGTCTCGACGCCGATGTTCGACTCCTCCTCGGAGACGTCTTTCGAAGACGTGGAGAACACGGCACCGACGCCGAGATAATCCGCCCCCGCTTCGACCGCTCGCCGCGCCTCTGCGACGGTCGACACCGACCGGCCGACGAGCGCATTCTCGCCGAGCTGTGCCCGTGCGGCCGAGACGGGGAGGTCGTCGTCGCCGAGGTGGACACCGTCGGCGTCGGCGGCGACGGCGATGTCGACGCGGTCGTTGACGACGAACGGGATTCCCACTTCGGCCGTCAGGTTGCGCAGCACCCGCGCGAGCCGGTACCGTTCCCGCGCGCTCGTCTGTTTCTCCCGCAGTTGGACGACGTCAACGCCGCCCTCGATTGCTTTGCGGACCACCGTCTCGCTAGACCGTCCCGCAGAGAAGTTCGCCTGCGTGACCAGGTACGTGTTCATCGGAGTATTCATTGGTAGTATTCGCAGGTGATGTACGGGTCGACAAAACCCTTGCTATCCGATGTCGAGGGGGGCGAGACACGCCGCCGCGGAACGCGGATTCGAGAAAAATCGGTGAGGATTTTCGGCGTCTTCGGTCAGTCGGTACGGTCAGAGTCGTCCGACTATCGGGTCCTTCAGCGCGACGACTTCGTCCATGATACGCTCGATATCGTCGTCACCGACGCCGTTTTCGCGCAATGCTCGTTCGAGATGGACGCCGACGGCGTCGAACTCCGCCTCGTCGATGTCGAGGTGGGCGTGCGTTTCGTGCATGTTGTCGCCGGTGTATTCGACCGGCCCACCGGCGACCGAACTGATGAACTGGATTTGGTGGGCCCGGAGCCGTTCCATCTCCATTCCCTCGAAGAACTCGACGAGTCGATCGTCCGCAAGTACACGGTCGTAGAGGTCGTCCACAACGTCTTCGACGGCGTCTTTCCCACCGATTCTTCGGTACATGGATTCGGACATCGAGTGGTCGTCACTTCGTCCGACGGACGGATATGGATTCCCGCTAAGACACTCGGGTTTTTATTTAATCCGCAAGATTGAGCCGCACGGTGTGCGCTACGTTTTAGTGAGTAGTCAGCAACTGGTCGAGGAGTTTCTCTTGGGTGACGGCGAGATGCTCGCTGAACGTCGCCACTGAAATTCCCAGTTCCGACGCGACCGCCGCCGAGTCCGCTCGTTTCGGACGGGCGAAGTACCCCATCTCGTGGACCGTTTGCAGCACTTCGTACTGGTGGTCGGTGAACGCCTGACGATTCACGAACAGGAGTCGCCGTCGAGCAGTCGGGGTCGACTGCGTCAGCCGTTGTACTCGCACCGTGTCGCAGCAGGCCTGAAGGTCGGTGACTATCGACTGTAGCGTCCGCACGTTTGGCGCGATAAACGACAGAGAGAGCGACCCCGAGTCGGCGCGAACTTCCCGAACGGGACAATCGTGGTCGGGGATGCGACCGCAGGGACAGTCGCCAGCCCGATTCACGAACCGATACACCGACCGTGTCTCGTCGGCGAACACCCGCTCTACGTCCTCGAGCGTTCCTTCCTCGGCGGCCGTCCGGTCGACGGTGACGTCGCCCACGACGGCACCGCCTCGGGACTCCGTCCGTCGGTCGACGACGACGGACTCGATCTCGAAGTTCTCGCTCATAGACGCGGCGGGACACCCTTCGACACCGCTCACTGCGGTCTGTGCGTGGATTCCGCCGTCCATAGCTCGAAGGAGGGCCTGCTCGGTATAAGTCGAC
The sequence above is drawn from the Haloprofundus salinisoli genome and encodes:
- a CDS encoding Rieske (2Fe-2S) protein, whose amino-acid sequence is MVDGTRIASVEDVPSPGSYLFTAEDAFTNEREVILVHCERDPGIEAWINNCTHENQRLDRGSGAAMRNSEIVCPKHGSMFDTCSGACDNGEAAGTTLPGVEIAIVDGEVFLTDDNYSYLHDGGIEDDEGPDSTSHIGF
- the fer gene encoding ferredoxin Fer; translated protein: MASPFDVLEVDPDADDDEIERAYRRRVKEAHPDHGGSAREFQLVYTAYRQVMAGNTDAELEVASTNQSDESETVAGTESADGPSTSDPEAAEPEETGSKVEFLNYETLADHGWQIDDDNLFEKASEADLDPEDHGRFFVGPRENLLEAAENRGFSWPYSCRGGACANCAIAVVDGAVEMPSNHILPPSMTDNGIQLSCISSPVTDEMKVVYNVKSLPGLDELRLPSDPFDNAQLND
- a CDS encoding TRAM domain-containing protein gives rise to the protein MDVSGNLLCLCTATVEERNGSYVIELPDQEIELGDVTVGETYRVAVLGTNADTDYAATRDTAESSNRTGSQTDSQSPSPPVEVGEQRTVDIEGLGEQGDGIARVERGYVVIVPDTEVNERVTVEIEKVTENVGFATVVEREAYYQ
- a CDS encoding MarR family winged helix-turn-helix transcriptional regulator, whose amino-acid sequence is MTSTLPGDTVAVESLYTVTTYDSPWLATSEYDTASAKTSGRRIGSPFPFSPDCIPSRLARYHDADNKRELPPMAQSTRNASNFGDLTPSAKLVHMVLQQESPLTQGELIDRTELSPRTVRNALNRLESAKLVNKDICLEDARKRVYSLQSPN
- a CDS encoding aldehyde dehydrogenase family protein — protein: MVTEISTRADWNALYIDGEWVDSEGGETIDVEDPSTRETVWEVPAGVESDVNAAYEAAAEAQEEWADQPPARRQQVVQKVLGALDEHEEEIVELLATEAGGTEIMGQTSLQITRDHVSEAATLPNRMKGQHADSNIPGKENIVRRIPKGVVTAISPWNFPLNLSIRAVAPAIATGNAVVLKPATNTPVTGGLLIAKLFEEAGLPEGVLNVVTGRGSDIGDRVAGHPESDVVAFTGSTAVGRQVAATAAENLAIQAMELGGNNAHVVTADADLDAAVDSAAFGSFVHQGQVCISINRHVVHEDIYDEYVERLTERAEGLTAGSAHDAETVVGPIIDESQREEMLGYVDETVEAGATLETGGETVEVDGVDDSLVVAPTVLSDVTNDMAAACNEHFGPIAPVISVSDVDEAVEVANDTEHGLSGAVHAGDVGTAMDIADRMETGHVHINDQPINDEAHVPFSGTAASGMGGYNSDTILHEVTETKWVSIQREEREYPF
- a CDS encoding TraB domain-containing protein, with translation MVHANDDTGTVVLVGTVHVTEESGENVRRAIERHDPDVVTVELCSMRLRHLYAPNTTRQKLRNLAESYRSLSRSGFALNVLFKLSQQSYNDDTGVDRDDRDMFAAIDAAESSGRRIAAIDRPIEETLDELAAVTRSGVNDAYASTRRRLDQAFEGEWGELASGILVNGTEPATGLAHLLGLHFWYGTLTADGPAAKAAVMERLSPKQVASFQEALERIAPEFVRVMIRERDAYMARRLEYLRQQGDDVVAVVGKAHVEGIRRHFEDGTFAADAEKPPFVSLRCPGDDG
- the thiD gene encoding bifunctional hydroxymethylpyrimidine kinase/phosphomethylpyrimidine kinase, with the translated sequence MTSTEPVPESPTKRPYALTIASSDSGGGAGIQADLKTMTRLGVYGGSVVVAVTAQHTRGVDSTYVLPDEEIRAQFEAVAGDFDVGAIKLGMLATASAVETVDDCLRAYDSPVVLDPVMVATSGDQLLEDDAVDAYTRLFERATLLTPNADEVARLTGVYPDDERSRAEAAETLFGWGADAVLFKGGHVDTGAGTVRDTLATPNRVVEFTNPRIRTERTHGSGCTLSSAIASRLAHGDELSTAVERGIAFTHAAIARPADVGSGPGSVDHLVDSTHWD
- a CDS encoding SDR family NAD(P)-dependent oxidoreductase — translated: MGVVVTGGTGGIGSAVVETLTEEDVVFSYLTDGEAADALVDDAPEGSERSAFHMNVTDADSVASFFDAATNRLDDIDAVVHTVGVVDPATIEDSTDAQWSRVVETNLVGSYRVAQAAVPHLRVSAGSLVFLSSIGGTAGTVDTSYAASKSGLHGLVRALARELGSDGVRVNAIAPGPVDTSMNDVIVDYLESTDFLGHENLDTHHPDYACSPEEIARAVRYLLDSSFAQGEILNVNGGMQFR
- the thiM gene encoding hydroxyethylthiazole kinase — translated: MTDGSRFDVAEALSAVEADAPLINALTNEVTVNDVANVTLHWGGLPVMSDDTREVADMVAIADGCLLNMGTVSERGETAMLTAGRAANDEDVPVVVDPVGVGATPTRSAVADRLVTELDVTVVNGNHAEITALAGEDAEVRGVESVGEYADIAETAIACARRTEAVVVASGERDVVADAERAYEVEVGDPMMGTVVGTGCMLGATLAVFAAAIADPLRAALAGTAAYGLAGERAAAGEYGEYEGPASYKIAFLDSVAGMADDAEFDPSDRVREATT
- the thiE gene encoding thiamine phosphate synthase, giving the protein MNTYLVTQANFSAGRSSETVVRKAIEGGVDVVQLREKQTSARERYRLARVLRNLTAEVGIPFVVNDRVDIAVAADADGVHLGDDDLPVSAARAQLGENALVGRSVSTVAEARRAVEAGADYLGVGAVFSTSSKDVSEEESNIGVETVAAIADAVDVPFVAIGGITAENASDVVEAGADGVAVISEITGASDPATATRRLASAVEAGRQAR
- a CDS encoding group I truncated hemoglobin — protein: MSESMYRRIGGKDAVEDVVDDLYDRVLADDRLVEFFEGMEMERLRAHQIQFISSVAGGPVEYTGDNMHETHAHLDIDEAEFDAVGVHLERALRENGVGDDDIERIMDEVVALKDPIVGRL
- a CDS encoding helix-turn-helix domain-containing protein, with amino-acid sequence MDGGIHAQTAVSGVEGCPAASMSENFEIESVVVDRRTESRGGAVVGDVTVDRTAAEEGTLEDVERVFADETRSVYRFVNRAGDCPCGRIPDHDCPVREVRADSGSLSLSFIAPNVRTLQSIVTDLQACCDTVRVQRLTQSTPTARRRLLFVNRQAFTDHQYEVLQTVHEMGYFARPKRADSAAVASELGISVATFSEHLAVTQEKLLDQLLTTH